The DNA window TTCTTGAACGAAGCACCAGCTCTTTGTGGCATTTAGCCCCAGGGAGATGGCTGGCTTAATTAGGATGTCACACAAATATGACAGACAACAGAGCTAAGATTGTGTTGAATAATGAGCATAATAAATGAATGCCGGGATATTCATCGGGTGTCTGAATGAAACGCCAGCAAGTCAGCCTTACTATTTTTGAGTGCCTTTTCCCGGGAAAGTTTAGACTTGAGATTGTTATCTTGTACGGGTAGTTCTCTAACTTTGGAATAAATGTCTCTGAACTACAAACTGGAGAAGCATTGTTGCTCAATACTTTTTCTAAGACGGTATGTAAAAATAGCTTTAATAGTTGTTGGTGATTGTTGGTGATTTTGGGCatttgtggggccaggaccgctcTCTGGTcatacacagcaagattagtttaagaaaaactaagttagaaataaaagcaaaagacatctgacattagaaacaaacagacagtttttacttagcagaatttagcaagttacagaatgtgaactctcccgagggagagacacgccccgggtgccctcgagtgatagtcacagaatttagaacgttacaggaggttgacccctcccgggtggctctcgaaagaggcacaaaatttagaacgttacaggagattaaccctcccgggtggctctcgaaagaggcacgcccagtataggaaaaccttagtttttgtagatgcaaagagtacagacgtcacccagtccatccccttacgtttcacgtgctacaagcatgtatggtcaaaatctgtctcctggtcacagtaagacagcctatattcctacgtattcacattccttctgtaattcaaacgctacatgctgttagctcatggcctctatgcatatacaaaggacagccataaaatTAGCctctgtcttcaagaaaaacccgttttgctaagtttggctcccagagagagatatccttaggcaatgcaggattcctttggatcataaaacttccttccccagcatgaaatgttaaagcATGATTCTAACAactatacaatgattctaagacaatagaattatagtgaaatactagtacatgtgaatttctcattatcatttctatgttcatttaactatatagaaaaacactttgtaatttaattaatcacattcatttctaacccaaaaaccaaagtttcaaaatgcatatgtctgatgtcacgtagtagcctgtagttacaagatctcaaagatgttatcttgcttgcctgcatagtggtaacattcctttgacctactgcaaaatgCAGGCTTCTGACCTGTTGGAGACAAGCAAACCTGCTGTCTCTTTAcacagaaaccattttgattctttgtaatctttggttcatttggattaatcttccttgattaaacacaatttttatacacattctggcccatctccacacattcaaatactaaccattTAATAgtcatattaaaaaaacacaaaacacctcccagctTAGCCcaaaaatccccaggtattttcctacccaaagttggcaatcctagtgcATAGACTTGAACGGAAAAATGGCTGGGCTGGGCTTCAGTGGTATCCTCCAAGGCCAAGCATGACGCAGGActgcagaaatggaaaatataGTAATTATGCAGTGGTGTCGTGCTtgagagcggcagactctgatctggggaactgggttcgagtcccgactcctccacatgaacagcagacttaTCTGGGGGATGGGGTCtgtttcctcgctcctgcacatggagcctgctggggcgacctggggctagtcccagttctctcaggattctctcagccccacaaagtgtctgttgtgggaggaggaagggcaaattagtttgcaagctgccttgcaGGACAGagaagctgggtataaatccaaagcacGTCTTGATCGGTGCCAGCCATGTACAATTTAAAACCATTGATCTTATTTCATTTTAACACTTTTTTGTGTTTTACTCACGCTTGTGTTTTACTCACACTTTACTTGTGTTTGGGATGAACTGGAGGGGCTCGCCCCTTCGGAGTCCGAGTTGGCCGCTGTTTTGCCACAGCCGGGCTGACCCGTGCCCGtcgggactacatttcccagggttccTTGCGGCGGGGCTCACGTGGGTGGCTCCGCTCCCCGGGGAGCTCGTGGGAGGAAGCCGGGCGTTCCTTGCAGCCTCCGGCGTGACTTCCCCGAGATGCCTTTGATGGTCAGCGGCCAGCGGGTCGATGTGGCTCAATTGGCCAGACAGCGGCTTTATGCCTACCCGGAGCTGGAGGTGAGCCGGCAtggccgggcgggcggcgggcAGCCTTTTGCATgcaggcagcgtattccaaagcaaagcaaagcagtgGCTGGCGCGTTGGATCTTCCTTCCCGTcttattagggggaaaaaatgtatATTGAAATATAGCATTAAGTCTTCAAGGTGCCTTCCTTCTTCAAAAGTTGTATGCTAAGATATAGTGTCCGTCTGCAAGGTGCCTCTGCAGGGGGGGGCAGATAGCCCTCAAGGTGCCCGCCAGAGtccactcttcctcttcctcttcctcccttccttcctaattaaaaaacaaacaaacaaacccgtaCACTGAAATAAagtgttagtcttcaaggtgccactggatctTTGTTTTGTGGGGGGGACAGTCCTTAGGTGCCACCAGAGCCTCCTCTCTCCCGCCCTCCCTcattaaaaatatgtatattGAATTGTAGtgttagtcttaaaggtgcctctagatccttagaatcatagagttggaagagaccccaagggccatcaagtccaaccccctgccatgcaggaacacaccatcaaagcactcctgacagatggccatccaacctctcttcaaaaacctcccaagaagcagactccaccacactccaaggccgtgcattccactgtcaaacagccctgactgtcaggaagtttttcctgatgtttaggtggaatctgttttcctttaccttgaaccaatgactcctggtccaagtctctggagcagcagaaaacaagcttgctccctcatcaacatgccatcccttccaatatctaaacagggctatcatgtcacctcttcaccttctctttcccaaactaaacatccccagctccctatgtcTCTTGTTTTGTGAGGGAACAGTTAATCCTTATTGGTGCCACCAGAGTCCCCTCCTCCTATAAAAAACTGTATACTGAAATATggtgttagtcttcaaggtgccaatGTAACCTTGTTTTCTTGTGGGGAGGGTTAATTTGTAAGGTACTCCCAGAGCCCATTACTTCCGAAGAAGTGGATTCTATCCCGTTTTTTTAAACAGGAGAGAGCTAAACTGCTAAGGAGCCAGCCTGCTCAAACTGTGGGACCCCGAGGCCTTTTGTATGTCCAGCAAAGAGAGTTCGCAGCGACTACTCCCAAAGACGGTATGTGTGTGTCCAGAAGGGGTCCGGAATGGACGTCCAGAATGGACAACCAAAATCCTAACATGGCTTATTTGCTTTCTGATAGGGTCTGTTTCGATTCTAGGATCGGACGACGCAACTACCTGCCACTTGGTAGTGCTCAGACACACAGGTATGGCAGCTGGAGGGATGTGGTGGAATGGGGAAGAAGAATATTCTAGAGAACGGCAGCAAAAGAAAATCcaatcaataaaatacataagagaCCCTTGAGTACTAACTGTGGCCATCACGCGACTTAAAGCAATCTTAGGATGAATCAGGTTCggacttgggggggggtggggggagtcacatgcagttgtgggattcagcccattcgcaccagtttggtaggaccggtagctaattttttatcTAGTTCAAAGacctggttgtaatcccaccactgagtccttttggaaccggtgttaaattatttgaatcccaccactggacatgtgATTCTTCATGCTTGATAAGCTGCATGAGGGTAGGAGACAATGGAGAccctttatttaatttatttcagttTGTAACACACTTTCCCTTTGCAAATCGGGGGTCCAAGGAGCTAATAACAATTTATAACATAGCTTTCAGTTTTCAGTTAATTGCGATGAATACAATAAGAGCAATTTGAAAACGTTGTAggtaaatacaataagataagaGTTTTGTAAACACAGTAAATACAATTCTAAACTCCAGTCAGGCCCAGATACAAATAGAGACAGAACTTTATTGTCACTGCCCTTCTTAATAAGTGCCATGATTTTGATCTGTTTTGGCCATGACTTGCCCAGAAGGCATTCACAAGAGCTTAACCAGAGTCCAAAAATGTGGTCATGTGAACGTTAGCAAAGATGTTGAAGTCGCGAAACATTTTTTGTTCCCGTTTCTTCAGGTAGCGGGGCCACCTGTCTGACGCACTGCGATGGGTCAGATACAGACAATGAAGTCTTGTTGATTACTAATGCCGTCCGAGTGCTCTCTTCTAACACAGAGTATGGAAGGTCAGTTTTTAAAGTCTTAAATGTGTTTTTATTCAGAGCTATCAAGTGGTGATAAAAAAAAGAGGCTAATTGGTTCATTCTTTTCAGCAGTGAAGTGAAATAATTTGTGCGTTCCCGGAATGTTAAGCTGCAGCGGTCTTGCAGTTTAGTAAACGGTAGTATATTATTGGAAACATCAAAATCGAATTGGCCTCAAGCAAGAAATCGAATGCGCCTACAGGGTTAATATTTAGCGCTATGGGTTGATGGAAGTAAATCATGGGTTCTGCCACCGAGCTGTTAGCCAGAGGCCCGAAATATTCATAATTTCTTCCTTTGGCTGGTTAGGCTGGAATTGCATCTAGTTGGCGGCTTCAGGGATGACCGACACTTATCCCAACAACTCACCAATCAACTTCTTCGTAAGTCTGTTAATTTATTCCTGTTTCTTCTGTTAAGTTTTAGGGCTTTTGTGTGGGGTCTGACTATAGAACTTGTGAGATTTGGCAACTGTGAAAACTATAAATAAGATGCCAAAATTCCGCACCAAGAAAAAAGGAATTTTGTGTCAATCATGTGTAACTCACGTTTCTTCCTGCTCTTATTTCTAGGGGCATTTGACCACTTGCAGGACAGTGTCCATTTAGTGACATTCTGTGTAACAGGTAATTATTTCAGAGCCATACTCTATCCCCTTCAGTTTTCCCGGCTCTGTTGTCTTTGctgtctctgcctccctccccgcTTCCTGTCttctttaaacttttattttgaaaaattaatCGTGGGTTATTTTAACTTCTAGCAACGCAACGTGTACATGCAGTAAACAGGTGGATCTAAGTGACAATACTGCTAAGCATTGTTTTGACCCAACTGTTTACAATAAAGTTTAACTACAAAGAGGAAAAGCTATGCTTGCACCATACTTTGTCTACACCTGTGTTTGAGTCAGCATAGAACTTATGGGATATTTCTCCTTTTCTTAACAACAGAGTTGAATGACCGGCAAGAAAAGGGCAACCATTATCCACACGTTTATGGAATTGGTGAGTAAAATTTGAATCTGGCAACCATTCACCTTAGTGGGTGATCAGACAACGGCGGAAAATGTGTGAGctagtttgtatttttttaaaaaatctgttcaggATGTACTTATATCTGGCCCCCTCATCAAATTCTGATTCTCAAAGTGGATCCAGGGGGCAATGGGCCGTTTTAGTTCTgggttttattgatttgtgttctAACCTTCTTTTCCAGCAGCCAATGTTAAGACTGGAGAAATTTTCCATGCCACTTTTCCAGACAAAGGACCAGAGGAGGATTTGCGGTCTGCCAGTACCTTAACAGGAGCCCAGGTAAGATCAGATCAGGGGATAGCTATTGGTGCCTCTAATAACTAACTTTGTAGTGAAGAGAAAGAACTTGGGGGTACTGATACAGTCTGGATGTCTGGTTTTCAGACTGTGTCCCCTTAGTGGGGTCCTTTGGCAAGGAACCTTTCaacactttattctcacaacaaccctgtaggttaggctgagagtgtgtggctggcccaaagtcacccagcaatcttttatcgggatttgaacctgcgtctTCCAGATctacctagtccaggggtagggaacctgcggctctccagatgttcaggaactacaattcccatcagcctctgtcagcatggccaattggccatgctggtaggggctgatgggaattgtagttcctgaacatctggagagccgcaggttccctatccctgaccTAGTCCAACGCTCTAAACGCTACGCCATCCTGGCTTTCAGAAGTACAGTAACTTACAGTAAAAAGCAGTGCATTCAGTTTTCTACCTGGGCAGAGATGAAGGATTCTGGCTTTTCTTGTGATGAATCCATCTCTTCCTTTTACACCACCCTCTGAAAGTGAGTGCTTTTTCTCTGTGTTGTAGATGGTTAACATTTATGACTCCAGAAAGGAGCAACTCTGTATCGGGCCTTACTATTGGATGCCTTTCCACCATGCTGATTTCTGGCTGCAACAAGATGATCAATACATATTGCAGGTAATGGATGAGACAGCCATAGAAAAAGCGGAACTGTTCTTCCAGTGGTACTCTTAGAATTCTCATGACCTACCAACCTTCCCTTCAACAGAtgccttttaatatttatttatttgtaagatTTATGCCCCATCCTTTCTTTGcaaacagggctcagggcagcctgGACTGGCTTCCGGGAGAGCAGCTATCTGCCAGAGACAGtaacactaaggccctttccgcacatgcagaataatgcactttcaatccactttcacaattgtttgccagtggattttggtattctgcacaggaaaatccagcctcaaagtgcattgaaagtggattgaaagtgcattattctgcatgtgtggaaggggcctaagctatGCAGACACATAATCTGACTCAAGAAAAggccttttgcattctctgttttatttttatttttgcagaatcTTTCGACATCACCTCTGGCTGAGCCGCCTCACTTCATTTCCCACATCCGAGCTACTCTGTTGTGTTTGAAAGAACATCCGTTTCCCGATAGGACCTTGTTCCCTGGCAGGAAACCTTGGATCTATACCAAGAATGAAGATGGCCTCTGGGAGAGGGTTTCCTCCGAGCCAATCTAACCTACAGAGGAGAAATCGAGAAAAGACGGATTACCAAACAAAGAGCTCTCAGTCAGAGACTGAGTTGGACTACAGAATGCATTATAATATACATATGTGTAATAGGCAGGATACAGAAAATAATGTATTATGCCTAATCTTCTACTGTACAAGTAGACCACAACATAAGTGTTTTAACACTTGTTTGCACAGCAGGCTGTCTAAGTACATTCAGAGGCAACACAACCTCATATTATGGAGGCGAATCCAACAAAGATGTTATTGCAGTGACATTATACTGGCTAGGTTCAGTCACCAGCTTATCTTGTAATGTGAATATGACAGCCATCTTATTGGGATGTATAAGGAAATATTCCTGGCATCATCCTATAAGAGCATTACATCTGTGTGTGAGATTGTTATATTGCATTCCATGCTGACTGCATTTCATGCATCACCAAAGCCTTTGAACCTAACCACAGGTGCGATGAAACTAAACGCAAatgacaaaataataaaattgtgGAAATCATTGAAACAACCCCAGCGACGTTACCAACCAGTTTGTAGAAGCGATCAAGCCATGGTGCTGTGGTATTGGAGGCCAGACACATGTTTAGAGAAGTAAAATAAAAGTTTTGAAGGGGGCGGAGGATAGTTTGTTTCCACGATTTCTGCTCAGGGTTATACAGCCTTCCAAGGCTGCACCAGGCAACACTTAgctgtttatttctttaaaaaggggTCTGCTGCATCTCACTAGCACAAGTAACCTGGAGGGTTAGTGAGAAGCAGCTTTGCAGACACAATGCAAGACAGCAGAACTTTGGGTATGAAGGGAAATACCAGTGTGGCGTCATGACTGGATAAGGGCAGTTCAAATTCTCACTTCAGCTAAGAAGCCCTGTGAGTGGCTGCTAGCCAacctgtctccccctcccccacccagaagTTGATGATACAacctctccttccctttttatctttATGATAACCCTTGAAGAATGCACAATGATGGTAAAGTGGCATACTCAGTGACTCATTCAAAGTTCTAACTCTACAGCAAGACACCTTTTCTCTgcaataaacccattgatttccatAGTGCCTTTCCATTAAAAGTTCCAGATCTATAGCAAGCTTATTATTGACTGTTCATTACTGTATTAAAGTTATGCTGTAAGACACTCCGAGCCTAAAGGGGGGTGGTattaaatcaataataattgCAACAAGCAGGGATTGTCCTCCTGGCAAGCCTAGCCACCGATTTCCATAGTGCCTCTCCATTAAAAGCTCTAGATCCGTAGCAAGTTTATTATTGTCTGCTTATTATTGGATTCAAGTTATGCCGTAAgcctattaaatcaaatcaataataataacaaactgggaatctctcttccttcaccttgaacaataataataacaaactcTCCTTGCAATCCTAGACACGCCTGTTTTCTCTGTAGTAAGCCCCTCTGGTTTCCATAGGACTCGGTCGCAGAGAAAGGCAGCCAGGAGCCGTCAGCGCCCTCAGCCCGCCAAATCGAAGGAGGGGACGAGACAAGACCGCTGCCAGATGTGACAACCAGGGACGGCCAGGTACACGGGTGGTCTGGGAACCTCCAGCAGAACTTCCGGGTTCGGCGTGTTTTGCTTCCGGGCTGCGGGAGGTCACTTCCGGGGGCCGGGATGCTGGACTGGGAAGCGGCTGTTTCTGGTGAGGGGCGCGCGAGGACTTCGCCCGGTCGCTGAGGGGGCTTCAGGGAGCCATGAACGGTAAGGGGCTGATGCTCTGTCCCTCCCTCAGCtttgcctgccctgcccctgcgccgagtgggggagaggaggaaggcactctgcacttgCTCAGAGTCGCTCGTGCCAGCCTCGCCCGAGGGAAGAAGTCCCTCCGGCTTGCCTGTGGCTCTTTAGGAGCAGGGGGTGAGAAGGCGCCCTTCTCTTTCCTGCTGTGCC is part of the Sphaerodactylus townsendi isolate TG3544 linkage group LG04, MPM_Stown_v2.3, whole genome shotgun sequence genome and encodes:
- the NTAN1 gene encoding protein N-terminal asparagine amidohydrolase isoform X1 — its product is MPLMVSGQRVDVAQLARQRLYAYPELEERAKLLRSQPAQTVGPRGLLYVQQREFAATTPKDGSVSILGSDDATTCHLVVLRHTGSGATCLTHCDGSDTDNEVLLITNAVRVLSSNTEYGRLELHLVGGFRDDRHLSQQLTNQLLRAFDHLQDSVHLVTFCVTELNDRQEKGNHYPHVYGIAANVKTGEIFHATFPDKGPEEDLRSASTLTGAQMVNIYDSRKEQLCIGPYYWMPFHHADFWLQQDDQYILQNLSTSPLAEPPHFISHIRATLLCLKEHPFPDRTLFPGRKPWIYTKNEDGLWERVSSEPI
- the NTAN1 gene encoding protein N-terminal asparagine amidohydrolase isoform X2, translating into MPLMVSGQRVDVAQLARQRLYAYPELEERAKLLRSQPAQTVGPRGLLYVQQREFAATTPKDGSDDATTCHLVVLRHTGSGATCLTHCDGSDTDNEVLLITNAVRVLSSNTEYGRLELHLVGGFRDDRHLSQQLTNQLLRAFDHLQDSVHLVTFCVTELNDRQEKGNHYPHVYGIAANVKTGEIFHATFPDKGPEEDLRSASTLTGAQMVNIYDSRKEQLCIGPYYWMPFHHADFWLQQDDQYILQNLSTSPLAEPPHFISHIRATLLCLKEHPFPDRTLFPGRKPWIYTKNEDGLWERVSSEPI